The following proteins are co-located in the Acidicapsa acidisoli genome:
- a CDS encoding Fpg/Nei family DNA glycosylase, whose product MPELPDITAYISALEARILGEELESVRIASAFLLRTAHPAVSETEGKTVRELRRIGKRIAIGVDDDLWLVLHLMIAGRLHWRPPDAKLAGRNYLAAFDFPKGSLVLTEAGSKRRASLHIVAGEAALNAMNPGGVEVFATDLDGFRKALSAENRTLKRALTDPRIVSGIGNAYSDEILHAAQLSPVTLTHKLGVEEWNRLFTATRETLQLWMDRMNAEAARSFPEKVTAFRREMAVHGRFGQPCPRCGEKVQRIRYADNETDYCARCQTGGRLLADRSLSRLMKSDWPRTLDELEAIKHK is encoded by the coding sequence ATGCCCGAATTGCCCGACATTACGGCGTATATTTCGGCGCTGGAAGCGCGCATTCTCGGCGAAGAGCTGGAAAGCGTTCGCATCGCCAGTGCCTTTCTGCTGCGCACCGCCCATCCCGCCGTCTCTGAGACCGAAGGCAAGACCGTGCGCGAACTGCGTCGCATCGGCAAGCGCATCGCAATTGGCGTTGACGACGATCTTTGGCTGGTTCTGCATCTGATGATCGCCGGGCGTCTTCACTGGCGGCCGCCCGACGCAAAGCTCGCGGGCCGCAATTACCTTGCCGCCTTCGATTTTCCAAAGGGCTCGCTGGTATTGACCGAGGCAGGTTCGAAGCGGCGCGCTTCTCTGCACATCGTCGCCGGAGAAGCCGCACTCAATGCGATGAACCCCGGCGGTGTCGAAGTCTTTGCGACAGATCTGGATGGATTTCGCAAGGCGCTCTCAGCCGAGAACCGTACCCTCAAGCGGGCGCTCACCGACCCGCGCATCGTTAGCGGAATCGGCAATGCGTATTCGGACGAAATTCTGCACGCCGCGCAGCTTTCGCCCGTTACTCTGACACACAAACTTGGCGTCGAAGAATGGAATCGGCTGTTCACTGCAACAAGGGAAACTCTTCAGCTATGGATGGATCGGATGAATGCCGAGGCCGCCAGATCGTTTCCGGAAAAGGTGACCGCGTTCCGGCGGGAGATGGCCGTGCATGGCCGCTTCGGCCAGCCATGTCCACGATGCGGCGAAAAGGTGCAGCGCATTCGCTACGCAGACAATGAGACGGACTATTGCGCGCGATGCCAGACCGGCGGACGGCTGCTGGCAGACCGAAGCCTGTCGAGACTGATGAAGTCTGACTGGCCACGTACGCTCGATGAACTTGAAGCTATCAAGCACAAATAA
- a CDS encoding galactitol-1-phosphate 5-dehydrogenase, whose product MKALLLSEYSKLEVAELPRPVAGPGEVLVQVAACGICGSDVHGYDGSSGRRIPPLVMGHEAAGIVAEVGEGVSGFAVGDRVTFDSTVYCGACQFCLDGEINLCDNRQVVGVSTPDFRRAGAFAEFVTVPQHIVYRLPAELPFADAAMLEAVSVALHAVKVSDLKGGETALVIGAGMIGLLILQAARVAGCSRILVTDVDATRLKLAENSGADETILASGTAMAEEVMRLTGGRGVDLVLEAVGRDETVSAAVDAVRKGGTVTLVGNITPQVTLPLQKVVSRQIRLQGSCASAGEYPEAIELVSNGKIRVTPLITAVAPLSDGASWFERLHSREPNLMKIVIDPRLAAADTL is encoded by the coding sequence ATGAAGGCGCTACTTTTGTCCGAGTACAGCAAGCTGGAAGTTGCAGAACTACCCCGCCCAGTCGCGGGGCCGGGGGAAGTGTTGGTTCAGGTCGCCGCCTGTGGAATCTGCGGCAGCGACGTGCATGGATATGACGGCTCGTCAGGCCGCCGGATTCCGCCGCTCGTCATGGGCCATGAGGCTGCGGGCATTGTTGCCGAAGTCGGCGAGGGTGTCAGCGGGTTCGCAGTCGGCGACCGCGTCACCTTCGATTCGACCGTCTATTGCGGGGCCTGCCAGTTTTGTCTCGACGGCGAAATCAATCTCTGCGACAACCGTCAGGTCGTCGGGGTTTCCACCCCGGACTTTCGCCGCGCTGGAGCCTTCGCGGAGTTTGTCACGGTTCCTCAGCACATTGTGTATCGCTTGCCCGCAGAGCTGCCTTTCGCCGACGCGGCGATGCTGGAAGCTGTCTCCGTTGCCCTGCACGCCGTCAAGGTCTCCGATCTCAAAGGCGGGGAAACAGCTCTTGTGATCGGCGCTGGAATGATCGGCCTTCTGATCCTGCAGGCGGCGCGGGTAGCGGGCTGCTCTCGCATTCTGGTCACAGATGTCGACGCCACACGGCTAAAACTGGCCGAAAACTCCGGTGCAGACGAGACCATTCTTGCCTCCGGAACGGCGATGGCCGAGGAAGTCATGCGGCTGACCGGCGGGCGAGGTGTGGATCTCGTTCTGGAAGCGGTTGGGCGCGATGAAACCGTCTCCGCCGCAGTCGACGCAGTGCGCAAAGGCGGCACGGTCACGCTCGTTGGCAACATCACGCCCCAGGTTACGTTGCCTCTGCAAAAGGTCGTCTCGCGGCAGATCCGCTTGCAGGGTTCGTGCGCCTCGGCAGGGGAGTATCCCGAGGCGATCGAGTTAGTTTCGAACGGAAAGATTCGAGTTACGCCTCTCATCACTGCGGTCGCGCCGCTCAGCGACGGCGCAAGCTGGTTTGAAAGGCTGCATTCGAGAGAGCCAAACCTGATGAAGATCGTCATCGATCCTCGTTTAGCAGCTGCGGACACGCTATGA
- a CDS encoding MFS transporter yields the protein MATLPLTRSANPSRRWRIAWLLGLGVLVNYFDRVNLSVSQAALYTTFGISSVTFGYLSGAYNWTYAMCQLPIGVILDKFGIRRVGRVSTFLWSIASFAAAISPSVGGLFGARLLLGVGEAPTFPANAKAIGRWFPPQERSFATSLFDSAAKFSSAIGVPVIGLLLLRIGWRWSFAVTGLISFLYFLLFSRIYRDPQDDPELTEAELDYIEHGSITLEQGVAALATHQKPAVEDPPVPLWTLMRQPKVLGMVLGFGSYNYVFYLLLTWLPGYLSIQLHLDLMHSFLYTGFPWLVATFADLCIGGLLADALIQRGWNSSRVRKTILVGGTACGLGILGAANVHSPLPALLWISLSIGGLSAASAIGWSIPSLITPRNSVGSVGGIINFSNQISGISAPIVTGYLVQSMHSFAWAFGVSAIYLVIGITAYLVLLGRIEPMFPESL from the coding sequence ATGGCCACACTTCCTCTCACTCGGTCTGCAAATCCGTCGCGCCGATGGCGCATCGCCTGGCTGCTCGGCCTGGGCGTGCTGGTCAACTACTTCGACCGTGTGAATCTGTCGGTCTCGCAGGCGGCGCTTTACACAACCTTCGGAATCTCCAGTGTTACCTTCGGTTACCTTTCCGGAGCCTACAACTGGACCTACGCGATGTGCCAACTGCCCATCGGTGTGATTCTGGACAAGTTCGGAATTCGCCGCGTGGGCCGTGTCAGCACCTTTCTGTGGAGCATCGCGTCTTTTGCCGCAGCCATTTCACCCAGCGTTGGCGGACTCTTTGGTGCACGTCTTCTGCTCGGAGTCGGGGAAGCGCCGACCTTCCCGGCGAATGCCAAAGCTATCGGCCGCTGGTTTCCGCCACAGGAACGCAGCTTCGCCACTTCCCTCTTCGACTCGGCAGCCAAATTTTCCTCGGCGATTGGCGTCCCGGTGATTGGCCTGCTGCTGCTCCGGATCGGCTGGCGCTGGAGCTTCGCGGTTACCGGCCTCATCAGCTTCCTATACTTTCTTCTCTTCAGCCGCATTTATCGCGATCCGCAGGACGACCCGGAGCTGACAGAAGCAGAACTGGACTATATCGAACACGGCTCTATAACTTTGGAGCAAGGCGTTGCCGCGCTGGCCACACACCAGAAACCAGCCGTGGAAGATCCACCTGTGCCGCTGTGGACGCTGATGCGCCAGCCCAAGGTGCTGGGGATGGTCCTCGGCTTCGGCTCGTATAACTACGTTTTCTATCTGCTGCTGACGTGGCTGCCAGGCTATCTATCGATCCAGCTTCACCTCGACCTGATGCACTCGTTTTTGTACACCGGCTTTCCCTGGCTTGTAGCGACCTTTGCCGACCTGTGCATCGGCGGCCTGCTGGCCGATGCGCTCATCCAGCGCGGGTGGAATAGCAGCCGCGTGCGAAAGACCATCCTGGTTGGCGGGACGGCCTGCGGGCTGGGCATTTTGGGCGCGGCCAACGTTCATAGCCCGCTGCCCGCGCTGCTCTGGATCAGCCTTTCCATCGGCGGATTGTCGGCCGCATCGGCTATCGGCTGGTCGATTCCGTCGCTGATTACTCCGCGCAACTCGGTGGGAAGCGTGGGCGGGATTATCAACTTCTCCAACCAGATATCGGGCATCTCGGCACCGATTGTTACGGGCTATCTCGTCCAGTCCATGCATTCGTTCGCATGGGCGTTTGGAGTTTCCGCAATCTATCTGGTCATCGGAATTACTGCATATCTGGTCCTGCTTGGCCGTATCGAACCGATGTTCCCAGAGAGCCTCTGA
- a CDS encoding RNA polymerase sigma factor yields MNTGSTELVQLCLDGDDNAWAKLVEEYRGLVYSICYLFCGSTQDAEDLVQDTFLKIWMNLASYDPSRGELKGWIATVTRNQRVDRFRRSGQERRTDSIDSVMTTGGQWDQTNAMPLAQRIPDTRPTPHDVAVTSEVTAIVSKAVDRISPEMREVVTMRFVQGLDNQEIAHRLRIPEGTVKSRTNRGRAQLVSLLSPMRTALGAA; encoded by the coding sequence ATGAATACGGGAAGTACCGAACTGGTGCAACTTTGCCTGGACGGCGACGACAACGCCTGGGCCAAACTGGTAGAGGAATACCGCGGCCTGGTTTACAGCATCTGCTATCTCTTCTGCGGCTCCACGCAGGATGCCGAGGATCTGGTACAGGATACGTTTCTCAAAATCTGGATGAACCTGGCCAGCTACGATCCCTCCCGCGGCGAACTCAAAGGATGGATCGCAACCGTCACCCGGAACCAGCGCGTCGATCGTTTTCGGCGCAGCGGCCAGGAGCGCCGCACTGATTCCATCGATTCGGTGATGACAACCGGCGGCCAGTGGGATCAGACCAACGCAATGCCTCTGGCTCAGCGCATTCCGGATACGCGCCCCACGCCGCATGACGTTGCTGTAACCAGCGAAGTGACGGCTATCGTAAGCAAGGCTGTCGACAGGATCTCGCCGGAGATGCGAGAAGTGGTCACCATGCGCTTTGTTCAAGGGCTGGATAATCAGGAGATCGCCCACCGTCTGCGTATTCCGGAAGGCACGGTGAAATCCCGCACCAATCGCGGGCGCGCCCAGTTGGTATCTCTGCTTAGCCCGATGCGGACTGCCCTTGGCGCGGCCTGA
- a CDS encoding SDR family NAD(P)-dependent oxidoreductase — protein sequence MTNPLFDLTGQTAVVTGASRGLGQYFGRALAKAGADLIVTSRRIDDLAPFVSEIESLGHKALPLELDVRDHGSILRMAEAVNAACEQVHILVNNAGCNVRKPALDVSWDDWNLVLDTNLRGSFFVAQQIARGMVPHGYGRIINIGSVTSVAGFAGLGPYCASRGGIKQLTMSLADDWGKYGITVNCLAPGWFKTEQNKILYEDREWVEYLMDRIPLKRHGEPHDLDGAIVFLASESSRYVTGQTLLVDGGVSTGATRATARSKTT from the coding sequence ATGACGAATCCTCTCTTTGATCTCACCGGGCAAACGGCAGTGGTCACAGGCGCAAGCCGCGGACTGGGCCAATATTTCGGGCGCGCACTGGCAAAGGCTGGCGCAGACCTGATCGTTACCAGCCGTCGCATCGACGATCTCGCGCCATTTGTGTCTGAGATCGAATCGCTGGGCCATAAGGCATTGCCGCTGGAACTGGATGTTCGCGACCACGGCAGCATCCTGCGCATGGCAGAGGCAGTAAACGCAGCCTGCGAACAAGTGCATATCCTCGTCAACAATGCGGGATGCAACGTGCGCAAGCCGGCGCTCGACGTCAGTTGGGACGACTGGAATCTGGTGCTCGATACCAATCTGCGCGGCAGCTTCTTTGTCGCGCAGCAGATCGCACGCGGCATGGTGCCGCATGGCTACGGCCGCATCATCAATATCGGTTCGGTCACGAGCGTCGCCGGCTTTGCGGGGCTTGGTCCGTATTGCGCCAGCCGCGGCGGCATCAAGCAATTGACGATGAGCCTGGCCGATGACTGGGGCAAGTACGGCATCACCGTGAACTGTCTCGCGCCGGGGTGGTTCAAGACCGAGCAGAACAAGATTCTCTACGAAGACCGCGAGTGGGTGGAGTATCTGATGGACCGCATTCCGCTGAAGCGTCACGGCGAGCCGCACGATCTGGATGGCGCGATTGTATTTCTCGCCTCCGAGTCAAGCCGGTACGTTACTGGGCAAACGCTGCTGGTGGATGGCGGCGTATCGACCGGCGCAACCCGCGCTACCGCAAGGTCAAAAACAACATAG
- a CDS encoding glycosyl hydrolase family 28-related protein, whose protein sequence is MKKSLLLAILLLGVSSAAFAASVFTTRLDDPGAVYLTAQEFGVHGDGVADDSAAIQAAIDKTDTKATEGIVFVPSGRYRLTRTIYIPLGIRVIGYGATRPVFVLADHTPGFQTGIGDMVIFTGAHHSGSAAVRVPFPTPGSVPPNDAIADAHPSTFYSAMSNIDFEIGAGNPAAIAIRFHAAQHAYLSHIDFHIGSGLAALTQIGNEAEDLHFYDGRYGILTEKPSPAWQFTLIDSVFEGQRESAIREHEANLTLIHDTFRNVPTAIDIDPHYSDELWVKDCQFENVSAQAVIISNEKSPLTEIGFENAVLKNVPTFALFRESGKKVSGKGGIYQVRNFNYGLIVPGEGVMGSIEMLYDAMPLGSLSAPLKSAIPALPTTDTWVNVHTLGVVGDGTTDDTAAIQKAVDTHRVLYFPSGHYVVRNTITLKPDTVLIGLHPTLTQFDLLDETAGYQGVGAPKAVIASPAGGTNILSGIGIFTGGVNARAVALLWKSSADSLVDDVRFLGGHGSGTNPYNNNHTADPDLHKRWDGQYPSLWVTQGGGGTFADIWTPDTFAQAGFLVSDTKTPGHIYELSTEHHVRNEIKFDHAENWDLNAPQTEEEAGESPESLSLEFDWSKNITVANYHGYRVTRTRAPFSAAVRIYNSANIHFRNLHVNAESGYATCDDNGCGTFLRVSKFPYENAIEDVTRHLEVREREFAVLDIPAQPVTPTPVDVSAVLTPGAKVERLEDGFFSISGAAVDAAGKLYFVDHHQQRIFGWSQAEGLTIERDSPLDPVNLAFDKTGDLLVLSSDGPAGTAYSFRPGSPYDPIAVLSLRDTRPHPEAAAVLPVNYWNNGEFKDQLDPRTYTYTTLPEMFAQDVSTSKAKEYVSPDGSLFLPAGRVFQQGPPDSSGWRFSDNLDTYGFTSALPGKRVYVSSESEDRTYSALVGADGTLGDLKPFAERGGESVAVDRKGNVYVANGQIFVYNPAGKLIGEIDVPERPIDIIFGGADDDTLFILAHHALFAAKVRASE, encoded by the coding sequence ATGAAAAAGAGTCTGCTGCTCGCCATTCTTCTGCTTGGCGTCTCTTCGGCTGCATTCGCAGCTTCTGTCTTTACAACACGGCTTGACGACCCCGGGGCTGTGTATCTCACAGCTCAGGAATTTGGCGTGCACGGCGATGGGGTTGCCGATGACAGCGCAGCGATTCAGGCTGCGATTGATAAGACTGACACCAAAGCGACCGAAGGCATTGTCTTTGTGCCCTCGGGCCGTTACCGGCTGACTCGCACCATCTATATTCCGCTGGGCATTCGTGTGATCGGCTATGGCGCGACTCGTCCGGTCTTCGTGCTCGCCGATCATACTCCCGGCTTTCAAACCGGTATAGGCGACATGGTGATTTTCACCGGTGCGCATCACAGCGGGAGCGCGGCTGTTCGCGTACCGTTTCCGACCCCCGGCAGCGTGCCGCCAAATGATGCGATTGCGGACGCGCATCCGAGCACATTCTATTCGGCGATGAGCAATATCGACTTCGAGATCGGCGCAGGCAATCCGGCGGCGATTGCGATTCGCTTTCATGCAGCGCAGCATGCGTATCTCAGCCACATCGATTTTCATATCGGTTCCGGGCTCGCTGCTTTGACTCAGATCGGCAATGAAGCTGAGGATCTGCATTTCTACGACGGACGCTATGGGATTCTCACGGAGAAGCCTTCGCCTGCGTGGCAGTTCACGCTGATCGATTCCGTCTTCGAAGGCCAGCGCGAGTCGGCGATTCGCGAGCATGAGGCCAATCTCACGCTGATCCACGACACCTTCCGCAATGTGCCAACCGCCATCGATATCGATCCGCATTACTCAGATGAGCTTTGGGTCAAGGACTGCCAGTTCGAGAATGTCTCCGCGCAGGCCGTGATCATCAGCAACGAAAAGAGTCCGCTCACAGAGATCGGATTCGAGAATGCAGTGCTAAAGAATGTGCCAACCTTTGCGCTCTTCCGTGAGAGTGGAAAGAAGGTCTCCGGCAAAGGCGGAATCTATCAGGTCCGCAATTTCAACTATGGCCTGATCGTGCCCGGCGAAGGAGTGATGGGCTCAATCGAAATGCTATATGACGCGATGCCGCTGGGCAGTCTATCGGCGCCGCTCAAATCAGCGATTCCCGCCTTGCCGACAACGGATACGTGGGTGAACGTGCATACGCTTGGAGTCGTTGGAGACGGGACGACAGATGACACAGCCGCGATCCAGAAGGCTGTCGACACGCATCGCGTGCTTTACTTCCCGAGCGGCCATTACGTTGTGAGAAACACGATCACGCTAAAGCCTGACACTGTGCTGATCGGACTGCATCCGACTTTGACGCAGTTTGATCTGCTCGATGAGACGGCGGGCTATCAAGGCGTGGGTGCGCCTAAGGCCGTGATCGCTTCGCCTGCGGGCGGGACGAACATCTTGAGCGGCATCGGAATCTTCACCGGTGGCGTCAATGCGCGCGCCGTCGCTCTGCTTTGGAAGTCGAGCGCGGATTCACTGGTGGATGATGTGCGCTTTCTTGGCGGTCATGGCAGCGGGACGAATCCTTACAACAACAACCACACGGCCGATCCTGATCTGCACAAGCGATGGGATGGGCAATACCCAAGCCTGTGGGTAACGCAAGGCGGCGGTGGAACCTTTGCGGATATCTGGACTCCGGACACCTTTGCGCAAGCGGGATTCTTAGTTTCGGACACGAAAACTCCGGGCCATATCTATGAGTTGTCTACCGAGCACCACGTTCGTAACGAGATCAAGTTTGATCATGCGGAGAACTGGGATCTCAATGCGCCGCAGACCGAAGAGGAAGCCGGCGAGAGTCCTGAATCCTTGTCGCTGGAGTTCGACTGGTCGAAGAACATTACCGTCGCGAACTATCACGGTTATCGCGTGACGCGAACGCGAGCGCCCTTTTCGGCTGCGGTTCGCATTTATAACTCCGCGAACATACATTTCCGCAATCTGCATGTGAATGCCGAGAGCGGATATGCCACCTGCGATGACAACGGCTGTGGCACATTTCTCCGGGTGAGTAAGTTCCCTTATGAGAATGCTATCGAGGATGTGACGCGTCATCTGGAGGTTCGCGAGCGCGAGTTCGCGGTGCTCGACATTCCCGCACAACCAGTAACTCCCACACCAGTGGACGTCTCTGCAGTGCTCACGCCCGGCGCAAAAGTCGAAAGGCTCGAAGACGGCTTCTTTTCGATCTCCGGGGCTGCTGTGGATGCGGCAGGCAAGCTATATTTCGTCGATCATCACCAGCAGCGCATCTTCGGCTGGTCGCAGGCCGAGGGTCTTACGATCGAGCGGGACAGTCCGCTCGATCCGGTGAATCTGGCTTTCGACAAAACAGGTGATTTGCTGGTGCTTTCTTCCGATGGGCCTGCAGGAACGGCTTATTCGTTTCGTCCCGGCTCGCCGTATGATCCAATAGCAGTTCTTTCCTTGCGGGATACAAGGCCGCATCCAGAAGCGGCAGCAGTGTTACCGGTCAACTATTGGAACAACGGGGAGTTCAAGGACCAGCTTGATCCCAGGACATACACTTACACCACGCTTCCAGAGATGTTTGCACAGGATGTATCGACGTCCAAGGCAAAGGAGTATGTATCTCCAGATGGCAGCCTGTTTCTGCCTGCGGGGCGCGTCTTCCAGCAAGGGCCACCGGACTCAAGTGGATGGCGCTTCTCCGACAATCTCGACACTTACGGATTCACGAGTGCTCTGCCCGGCAAGCGGGTATATGTGAGCAGCGAATCGGAAGATCGCACCTACAGCGCCCTCGTCGGAGCAGACGGCACGCTGGGAGATCTGAAGCCATTTGCAGAACGCGGGGGTGAAAGTGTCGCGGTCGATCGTAAAGGCAATGTCTATGTTGCGAACGGCCAGATCTTTGTCTACAACCCGGCGGGAAAGCTGATTGGCGAGATCGATGTGCCGGAACGGCCGATTGATATCATCTTTGGCGGCGCTGACGATGACACGCTGTTTATCCTCGCCCACCACGCACTCTTCGCTGCAAAGGTGCGGGCTTCGGAATGA
- a CDS encoding response regulator transcription factor: MDPVLLIDDDVELCSMLEAYLARHGFAVTAEHNGELGLHRALTGDFSMVLLDVMLPGLDGFEVLRRLRTSSQVSVLLLTARGEDIDRIVGLEIGADDYLPKPFNPRELLARIRAILRRSAANKTAIGGKTCIKHLSVGGIELDSGARTATCNGVELDLTNVEFELLGALMGSPGQILTREHLTELVLERKFNPFDRSLDMHVSRLRRKLDDAAELGDQIKTIRSVGYQLAVPVSGAAAHPPASSASPDPSIPAGREI; encoded by the coding sequence GTGGACCCCGTACTGCTCATTGATGATGACGTCGAATTGTGCTCGATGCTCGAGGCCTATCTCGCGCGTCACGGATTCGCAGTAACCGCCGAGCACAACGGCGAACTCGGCCTGCACCGGGCTCTCACCGGCGACTTCTCAATGGTTCTGCTCGATGTGATGTTGCCGGGCCTCGACGGATTCGAAGTTTTGCGCAGGCTGCGCACCAGCTCGCAGGTAAGCGTACTGCTCCTGACAGCGCGCGGCGAGGACATCGATCGCATCGTGGGTCTCGAGATCGGCGCCGACGATTATCTGCCCAAACCTTTCAATCCCCGGGAGTTACTGGCGCGAATCCGGGCAATTCTGCGCCGTTCTGCCGCAAACAAAACAGCCATTGGCGGCAAGACCTGCATCAAGCATCTCTCCGTCGGGGGCATCGAGTTGGACAGCGGTGCGCGAACCGCCACCTGCAACGGGGTCGAGCTGGATCTGACCAACGTGGAATTTGAATTGCTCGGGGCATTGATGGGCTCTCCAGGGCAGATCCTCACCCGCGAACATCTCACCGAGCTGGTACTCGAGCGGAAATTCAATCCTTTTGATCGCAGCTTGGACATGCATGTGAGCCGTCTGCGCCGCAAGCTGGACGACGCCGCCGAGCTTGGCGACCAGATCAAGACCATCCGCTCCGTCGGCTATCAGTTGGCCGTCCCGGTTTCGGGTGCTGCCGCACATCCGCCGGCATCCTCAGCCTCGCCCGATCCATCCATTCCAGCAGGCCGGGAGATCTGA
- a CDS encoding ComEC/Rec2 family competence protein, with product MKSWLHKSISFVAVVLIAGCMTSAVTAQAAPAGGKLRVYFIDVEGGQSTLFVTPAGQSLLVDTGWPGNNGRDADRIVAAAKEAGISKIDYVLLTHYHVDHAGGIPQLLERIPVGTFLDHGPNRELDKGITEKDYALYQQALATGKYKVIHPKPGDVLPIKGFTATVISQDGNLIGKPLPGGGEANSYCASSEVRPADQTENSRSLGIEINFGKLKLLDLGDLTWDKEMQLMCPNNRLGHVDIYIVSHHGWNQSSSPALVDAIHARVAIMDNGATKGGSTPVLQTIKSAPGLETLWQLHFSEEGGPINNTAEQYIANPQGPDAGHSLELTASPDGSFDVTNTRTEATKHYAAR from the coding sequence GTGAAATCCTGGTTGCACAAGTCGATAAGTTTCGTTGCGGTTGTTTTGATTGCTGGATGTATGACTTCGGCGGTAACGGCTCAGGCCGCGCCAGCCGGAGGTAAGCTGCGGGTCTACTTCATTGATGTTGAGGGTGGCCAGTCGACGCTCTTTGTTACTCCGGCGGGCCAGTCGCTTCTGGTTGACACGGGCTGGCCGGGCAACAACGGCCGCGATGCGGACCGCATTGTCGCAGCGGCAAAAGAGGCGGGTATCAGCAAGATCGACTATGTGCTGCTGACGCATTATCACGTCGATCATGCCGGAGGAATACCGCAGCTGTTAGAGCGCATTCCAGTCGGAACCTTCCTCGATCACGGGCCGAATCGCGAGCTTGACAAGGGAATTACCGAGAAGGATTACGCCCTCTATCAGCAGGCGCTGGCGACCGGAAAGTACAAGGTCATTCATCCAAAGCCGGGCGATGTATTGCCTATTAAGGGCTTCACGGCCACCGTAATCAGCCAGGATGGGAACCTGATCGGCAAGCCTCTGCCTGGCGGCGGCGAGGCAAACTCCTATTGCGCCAGCTCCGAAGTCAGGCCCGCAGATCAGACGGAGAACTCGCGCTCGCTGGGGATTGAAATCAACTTTGGCAAGCTGAAGCTGCTCGACCTGGGCGACCTCACCTGGGACAAGGAAATGCAGTTGATGTGCCCGAACAACAGGCTCGGACACGTCGATATTTATATCGTCTCCCATCACGGCTGGAATCAGAGCTCGAGCCCGGCGCTGGTGGACGCGATTCATGCGCGGGTCGCGATCATGGATAACGGCGCTACAAAGGGTGGATCGACGCCAGTTCTCCAGACGATCAAGTCTGCGCCGGGCCTTGAGACGCTCTGGCAGCTTCATTTCTCGGAAGAGGGCGGACCCATCAACAACACCGCGGAACAATACATCGCCAACCCCCAGGGGCCAGATGCCGGACATTCCCTCGAACTGACAGCGAGCCCGGATGGCAGCTTCGACGTGACCAACACGAGGACTGAAGCCACAAAGCACTACGCTGCCAGATAA